The proteins below are encoded in one region of Methanobacterium sp.:
- a CDS encoding DUF61 family protein — MSIHITSIHQSFNESNNTATISQQFYYLQTILLNIIFHPDIFLTMERGDGNRDDRLLKKQIMVLNRHLPRKRKTLKELLGEEKPHVLGTDGSRHRFKKNELYKIASLIPEESWGRLKLPLYIEISSQMSGSRIKGEQECRIVCQILKKEDCGEEIYIYRGDIKLVRRELPTTSQYIFLVR; from the coding sequence ATGTCCATCCATATCACATCCATCCATCAAAGTTTCAATGAGTCCAATAATACTGCAACAATTTCTCAACAATTCTACTACCTACAAACAATCCTACTAAATATTATATTCCACCCAGATATATTCTTAACTATGGAAAGAGGAGATGGAAACCGGGATGATAGGCTCTTAAAAAAGCAGATAATGGTATTAAACCGTCATCTTCCCCGGAAGAGAAAAACCTTAAAGGAGCTTTTAGGGGAGGAAAAACCCCATGTGCTGGGTACAGACGGATCCCGTCATCGTTTTAAGAAAAATGAACTTTATAAAATCGCATCATTAATTCCAGAAGAATCATGGGGGAGATTAAAATTACCACTGTATATTGAAATAAGTTCCCAAATGAGCGGGTCTCGTATAAAAGGAGAGCAAGAATGCAGAATAGTTTGCCAGATTCTAAAGAAGGAAGATTGTGGTGAGGAAATCTATATTTACAGAGGGGACATAAAGTTAGTTAGGAGAGAGTTACCCACCACTTCACAGTACATATTTCTGGTCAGGTGA
- a CDS encoding ATP-grasp domain-containing protein — MENILLVGVNTRAVACSLKKLGYTVYSSDYFGTMDLRSCADRVQSVLDQKPESSCGKFTQRFNPQLIRDMALEMVDDAYGIICCAGSSPTWFPSHKIIGNRDIGGVEDKFSLYQKLKKHFRVPETYLPADIHEAVEIVSNAPGKKFILKPQSGAGGYGVRILEDKNIGLLNDKNIGLLKNIDLGLLKDMDPEKDPTNIIRELSSDECILQEFVDGENISASVLSTEDEARTILTSTQIIGDTKLGQMEPFGYCGNTVPYIGDMEISELAQKVVTHLSLIGSNGVDFMARNGELYVIEVNPRLQGTFECAELSLGMNMAEAHLEACQGHLVEVPAPHRFAVKMVVHALQSSTVGNLNFPGVCDLPRPGVIIERGEPLVTVLSSGQLREDVIYTARKLVGKVYNSVKVENQ, encoded by the coding sequence ATGGAAAACATTCTTCTGGTGGGTGTAAACACCCGTGCCGTGGCCTGCTCCCTTAAAAAGTTAGGATATACAGTTTACTCTTCTGATTATTTTGGAACAATGGATCTAAGATCCTGTGCAGATAGGGTGCAATCGGTTTTGGATCAAAAACCAGAAAGTTCCTGTGGTAAGTTCACTCAGCGCTTCAACCCCCAGCTAATCAGGGATATGGCCCTGGAAATGGTTGATGATGCATATGGGATAATTTGCTGCGCAGGTTCCTCTCCTACTTGGTTCCCTTCCCATAAAATCATTGGAAACCGTGATATTGGTGGTGTTGAAGATAAATTTTCCCTATACCAAAAGCTTAAAAAACATTTCCGTGTTCCAGAAACATACCTCCCTGCTGATATTCATGAAGCTGTAGAAATTGTCAGTAATGCACCTGGAAAAAAATTTATTTTAAAACCCCAATCAGGAGCGGGTGGTTACGGGGTGAGAATTCTGGAAGATAAAAATATTGGACTTTTGAATGATAAGAATATTGGACTTTTGAAAAACATTGATCTAGGGCTTTTAAAGGATATGGATCCTGAAAAAGACCCTACAAATATTATCCGAGAACTTTCATCTGATGAGTGTATACTGCAGGAGTTTGTTGATGGTGAAAATATCAGTGCATCAGTTCTATCCACCGAGGATGAAGCCAGGACTATACTCACCAGTACCCAGATAATCGGTGATACCAAGTTGGGGCAAATGGAACCTTTTGGATACTGTGGGAACACCGTTCCCTACATTGGTGATATGGAAATCTCCGAACTTGCCCAAAAAGTGGTGACTCATCTATCCCTAATTGGCTCTAATGGGGTGGATTTCATGGCCAGAAATGGGGAACTATATGTTATTGAAGTTAACCCCCGACTACAGGGAACATTTGAATGTGCAGAACTATCACTGGGTATGAACATGGCTGAAGCCCACCTTGAGGCATGCCAGGGACACCTGGTAGAAGTTCCAGCTCCCCATAGATTTGCAGTTAAGATGGTGGTCCATGCACTGCAATCATCAACAGTGGGTAATCTAAACTTCCCAGGAGTTTGTGACCTACCCCGTCCTGGAGTTATAATAGAAAGAGGAGAACCCCTGGTCACAGTTTTAAGTTCAGGACAATTAAGGGAAGATGTAATATATACGGCCCGAAAACTGGTTGGTAAGGTTTACAACTCGGTGAAGGTTGAAAATCAATGA
- a CDS encoding CRISPR-associated protein Cas4, whose amino-acid sequence MPKTKSKPHPEISQVMIIDGCNNFPISWLNKQGYCEYSIYLENVKGIDVKPTRNMVVGTQEHTRLEMEFQKDAEPATFEEMLETSKTAELLSRELPVISSRYGIRGYIDEVWMTPDEFIIIDDKPGKRAFSSSINQVFGYCLAFQDMVKDERRIVGALRERGTDNIFWSAYFDGKAEQDIVSLINRVQNLLVGKTDFIPTNNPRKCRSCRLKIKCDKKARPGSL is encoded by the coding sequence ATGCCCAAAACCAAATCTAAACCCCATCCTGAAATATCGCAGGTTATGATCATTGATGGGTGCAACAACTTCCCCATCAGCTGGCTGAATAAACAGGGATACTGTGAGTACAGCATATACTTGGAGAATGTTAAGGGTATTGATGTAAAACCCACCAGAAACATGGTGGTAGGGACCCAGGAACACACCCGGTTAGAGATGGAATTCCAGAAGGATGCAGAGCCAGCCACCTTTGAAGAGATGCTTGAAACTTCCAAGACTGCAGAACTCTTATCCCGGGAACTCCCGGTCATTTCATCCCGTTATGGTATCCGCGGATACATTGATGAAGTGTGGATGACTCCTGATGAATTCATAATCATTGATGATAAACCTGGAAAGAGAGCCTTTTCCTCATCCATCAACCAGGTTTTCGGATACTGCCTGGCCTTCCAGGATATGGTTAAGGATGAAAGGAGGATCGTTGGTGCCCTAAGGGAGCGAGGAACTGATAACATATTCTGGTCAGCATACTTCGATGGAAAGGCGGAACAAGACATAGTATCATTAATTAATCGTGTTCAGAACCTTTTGGTTGGGAAAACGGATTTTATACCCACTAATAATCCTAGGAAATGCCGAAGCTGCCGTTTGAAGATAAAATGCGATAAAAAAGCCAGGCCAGGGTCACTTTAA